One window of Desulfarculus baarsii DSM 2075 genomic DNA carries:
- a CDS encoding sigma-54-dependent transcriptional regulator, whose product MISFCIYVVDDEEFIRDAVELNLGRYAVFGFASAEAAMAPGPTPPPDLVLLDVGLPGLSGVEALAPMRRLWPRALFIMITAYEDVDTVVTAMKGGAYDYVVKPLHMDSLKNNIENALETLRLRKEVSLLHQRYLEENLPLFIGRSRAIQAVMDFVGKIAASPDAPVLICGPTGTGKELIAGAIHYKSPNFRGRLVTVNCAAIPAELIESELFGYEPGAFSGARAGGKRGLIEEADGGTLFLDEVGDLSLEAQAKLLRFLDGGEFIKVGSARPTKVRARVVSATNRDLAAMIDQGQFRRDLYYRLAVTRVDVPSLMERPEDIEPIARHFLVAMADKYGKRFLSISPEAMAYLRGRPWEGNVRELKAVIERAVIAGDGPELTMESLRAEPPAAPAAAGQALPPLTPAGLDLPALLEGLERDYLQQAEALGGGSDVRAAELLGLNYHTFRYRKKKLLGD is encoded by the coding sequence ATGATCTCGTTTTGCATCTATGTGGTCGATGACGAAGAATTCATCCGCGACGCGGTCGAGTTGAACCTGGGCCGCTACGCTGTCTTCGGCTTTGCCTCGGCCGAGGCGGCCATGGCCCCCGGCCCGACTCCGCCGCCGGACCTGGTGCTTTTGGATGTGGGCCTGCCCGGCCTGAGCGGCGTCGAGGCCTTGGCCCCCATGCGCCGGCTGTGGCCCCGGGCCCTGTTCATCATGATCACCGCCTATGAGGACGTCGACACGGTGGTCACGGCCATGAAGGGCGGGGCCTACGACTACGTGGTCAAGCCGCTGCACATGGATTCGCTGAAAAACAACATCGAAAACGCCCTGGAGACCTTGCGCCTGCGCAAGGAAGTGAGCCTGCTGCATCAGCGCTACCTGGAGGAAAACCTGCCGCTGTTCATCGGCCGTTCGCGGGCGATCCAGGCGGTGATGGACTTCGTGGGCAAGATCGCCGCCAGCCCCGACGCGCCGGTGCTGATCTGCGGGCCCACCGGCACGGGCAAGGAACTCATCGCCGGGGCCATCCACTACAAGAGCCCCAATTTTCGCGGTAGGCTGGTCACGGTCAACTGCGCGGCCATCCCCGCCGAGCTGATCGAGAGCGAGTTGTTCGGCTACGAACCCGGGGCCTTCAGCGGGGCGCGGGCCGGCGGCAAGCGGGGCCTGATCGAGGAGGCCGACGGCGGCACGCTGTTTTTGGACGAGGTGGGCGACCTGAGCCTGGAGGCCCAGGCCAAACTGCTGCGCTTTTTGGATGGCGGCGAGTTCATCAAGGTGGGTTCGGCCCGGCCGACCAAGGTGCGGGCCAGGGTGGTCTCGGCCACCAACCGCGACCTGGCGGCGATGATCGACCAGGGCCAGTTTCGTCGCGACCTTTATTATCGCCTGGCCGTGACCAGGGTCGACGTGCCCTCGCTGATGGAGCGGCCCGAGGATATCGAGCCCATCGCCCGGCATTTTCTGGTGGCCATGGCCGACAAGTACGGCAAGCGGTTTTTGTCCATCAGCCCCGAGGCGATGGCCTATCTGCGCGGGCGGCCCTGGGAGGGCAACGTCCGCGAGCTCAAGGCGGTCATCGAACGGGCGGTCATCGCCGGCGACGGCCCCGAACTGACCATGGAGAGCCTGCGCGCCGAGCCGCCGGCCGCCCCGGCCGCCGCCGGCCAGGCCCTGCCGCCGTTGACGCCGGCCGGGCTGGACCTGCCGGCGTTGTTGGAGGGCCTGGAGCGCGATTATCTGCAACAAGCCGAGGCGTTGGGCGGCGGCAGCGACGTCCGCGCCGCCGAATTGCTGGGCCTGAATTATCACACCTTCCGCTATCGCAAAAAAAAGCTATTGGGCGATTGA